Proteins encoded in a region of the Thiohalorhabdus denitrificans genome:
- the murJ gene encoding murein biosynthesis integral membrane protein MurJ, which yields MAGLFRSTATISAMTLISRILGFVRDMVLARVFGAGMATDAFFVAFKLPNFFRRMFGEGAFATAFVPVFTEYREQRSGEELQGLLAAVSGVLAAVVAGVTLLGMVAAPLLVWVLAPGFGDDPEKMALTADLLRVTFPYLFLISLVALAGGVLNTFGRFAAPAFTPVLLNVAMIVAAGVAAPYFERPIAALAWGVLAGGVLQLGFQWPFLRRLGMAVRPRFRPGHPGVRRIARLMGPSMLSVSVAQISVLIDTILASLLAGGSVSYLYYADRLVQFPLGLFGIALGTAILPTLSRLVSQGRDADYGVTLDRALRMILTIGAPATAGLVLLGYPILATLFQYGEFGAPATAATYRALAAYALGLMAFIGVKVLAPAFYSRQDTRTPVRIAVVALLANIVLNLALIGPLAHAGLALATSLASFLNAGLLLRALLARGLYHPQPGWPAHLAKVALAVAVMLAVAWWMAPGPGAWDQAGAGERALDLTLAVGLAGAVYLAIAWLLDVEEVRRAPRWLAGRLLEGRSGSR from the coding sequence TTGGCCGGCCTGTTCCGCTCCACCGCCACCATCAGCGCCATGACCCTGATCTCCCGGATCCTGGGCTTCGTCCGGGACATGGTGCTGGCCCGGGTGTTCGGGGCGGGGATGGCCACCGACGCCTTCTTCGTCGCCTTCAAGCTGCCCAACTTCTTCCGCCGCATGTTCGGCGAGGGGGCCTTCGCCACCGCCTTCGTGCCGGTGTTCACGGAATACCGTGAGCAGCGCAGTGGGGAGGAGCTCCAAGGGCTGCTGGCGGCGGTGTCCGGGGTGCTGGCCGCCGTGGTGGCGGGGGTTACCCTGTTGGGGATGGTCGCCGCGCCCCTGCTGGTGTGGGTCCTGGCCCCGGGCTTCGGCGACGACCCGGAGAAGATGGCCCTCACCGCCGACCTGCTGCGCGTCACCTTCCCCTACCTGTTCCTCATCTCCCTGGTGGCCCTGGCCGGCGGGGTGCTGAACACCTTCGGTCGCTTCGCCGCGCCCGCCTTCACGCCGGTCCTCCTCAACGTGGCCATGATCGTGGCGGCGGGGGTGGCCGCGCCCTACTTCGAGCGGCCCATCGCGGCCCTGGCCTGGGGGGTGCTGGCCGGGGGCGTGCTCCAGTTGGGCTTCCAGTGGCCCTTCCTGCGCCGCCTCGGCATGGCGGTGCGGCCCCGCTTCCGGCCGGGCCACCCCGGAGTGCGGCGCATCGCGCGGCTGATGGGGCCGAGCATGCTGTCGGTGAGCGTGGCGCAGATCAGCGTGCTCATCGACACCATACTCGCCTCGCTGTTGGCCGGGGGCAGCGTGTCCTATCTCTATTACGCCGACCGGCTGGTGCAGTTCCCCCTGGGGCTGTTCGGCATCGCTCTGGGCACGGCCATCCTGCCCACCCTATCCAGGCTGGTGAGCCAGGGGCGGGATGCGGACTACGGCGTCACCCTCGATCGGGCGCTGCGCATGATCCTCACCATCGGCGCCCCGGCCACCGCCGGGCTGGTGCTGCTGGGCTACCCCATCCTGGCCACCCTGTTCCAGTATGGGGAGTTCGGCGCCCCGGCCACCGCCGCCACCTACCGGGCCCTGGCGGCCTACGCGCTGGGCCTTATGGCCTTCATCGGGGTCAAGGTCCTGGCGCCGGCCTTCTATTCCCGGCAGGATACGCGCACCCCGGTGCGGATCGCGGTGGTGGCGTTGCTGGCCAACATCGTCCTGAATCTCGCCCTCATCGGCCCCCTGGCCCATGCCGGGCTGGCGCTGGCCACCAGCCTGGCCTCCTTCCTGAACGCGGGACTGCTGCTGCGCGCGCTGCTGGCCCGTGGCCTGTACCATCCCCAGCCGGGCTGGCCGGCGCATCTCGCCAAGGTGGCTCTGGCGGTGGCGGTCATGCTGGCGGTGGCCTGGTGGATGGCGCCGGGGCCGGGGGCCTGGGACCAGGCCGGCGCCGGGGAGCGGGCCCTGGACCTGACGCTGGCGGTGGGGCTCGCCGGAGCCGTCTACCTGGCCATCGCCTGGCTGCTGGATGTGGAGGAGGTGCGCCGGGCGCCGCGCTGGCTGGCGGGCCGGCTCCTGGAGGGCCGCTCGGGGAGCCGCTAG
- the lspA gene encoding signal peptidase II: MAWPWLLAGVILVADQVTKILVQAALAPGAGVVLVPDLLNLVHAHNRGVAFGMLSGLGGWQVPLLAAVTGVVIVVLGVWLFRLGRTEAGTRLALGLIIGGALGNLIDRVRLGYVVDFVDVHWQEVYHYPAFNVADSAITVGAVVLVGVLIREERAARRDRAG; the protein is encoded by the coding sequence ATGGCTTGGCCATGGCTGTTGGCGGGTGTCATCCTGGTTGCCGATCAGGTGACCAAGATTCTGGTGCAGGCCGCTCTGGCCCCCGGGGCAGGGGTCGTGCTCGTCCCTGACCTCCTGAACCTGGTGCACGCCCATAACCGGGGCGTGGCCTTCGGCATGCTGTCCGGGCTCGGCGGATGGCAGGTGCCGCTGCTGGCGGCGGTTACCGGGGTAGTGATCGTGGTCCTGGGGGTCTGGCTGTTCCGGCTGGGGCGTACCGAGGCCGGGACCCGCCTGGCCCTGGGGCTGATCATCGGCGGCGCGCTGGGAAACCTGATCGATCGCGTCCGGCTGGGCTACGTGGTGGACTTTGTCGACGTCCACTGGCAGGAAGTCTACCACTACCCCGCCTTCAACGTTGCCGACTCGGCCATCACCGTGGGGGCCGTGGTCCTGGTGGGGGTGCTGATCCGCGAGGAGCGCGCCGCCCGCCGGGATCGGGCCGGCTGA
- the ileS gene encoding isoleucine--tRNA ligase encodes MSYKDTLNLPKTEFPMRAGLPKREPEQLARWAENDTYRKVREAAQGRPKFILHDGPPYANGHIHIGHAVNKVLKDVICKSRHLAGFDAPYVPGWDCHGLPIEQKVEEQLAEAGEEVTAAEFRRRCREYAQTYIDVQREEFKRLGVAGEWEAPYVTMDYAYEAQIVRELGKVLEAGNIYRGAKPVHWCVQCGSALAEAEVEYHDRTDPAIDVAFPVAEGLEAACPGAGEDVAAVIWTTTPWTLPANRAVAVHPDLEYAVIEGNGRRYLVAQELASEVAARWGLGEPAVVARCRGRDLEGVRLRHPFLEDRVVAVVLGEHVTIEAGTGCVHTAPGHGQDDYLVGQRYDLPVDTRVDEAGRFKEDTPHFAGQEALKANKGVVALLEERGMLVHREDLAHSYPHCWRHKTPVLFRATPQWFISLAENDLRNKAMAAIGETTWIPASGEHRIHGMVENRPDWCISRQRLWGVPLTLVACDGCGAPVEDPAVMEAVAAAVEERGVDAWFDMDLSEVVSGDRTCAHCGGGSFHKVEDILDVWFDSGVSHAAVLEKRDDLQSPADLYLEGSDQHRGWFQSSLIESVLTRGRAPYKGVLTHGFTVDAEGKKMSKSAGNVIAPQDVMERLGADILRLWVSAQDYSGDIRISDEILDQLAGAYRRIRNTGRFILGNLAGFEPKRDALAPADLLEMDRWILAEAAEVQRDVARAYDEYAFHKVYSRVHQFCAETLSSFYLDILKDRLYTMPSESRGRRSAQTAMQHVLEALVRWLAPVLSFTAEEIWRHMAGKRSESVLLETYYELPEVADPEGLRERWARLRAVRAAVDGVLEPMRADKTIGSALDAEVDLYADGELRELLEAYAPELRFMLLTSEARLRPAAEAPAEAVAAEEPQGLRVAARVSGAPKCGRCWHRRESVGSHAEHPELCDRCVANVEGEGERRQAI; translated from the coding sequence ATGAGCTACAAAGACACGCTGAACCTCCCCAAGACCGAATTCCCCATGCGGGCCGGCCTGCCCAAGCGGGAGCCGGAGCAGCTCGCCCGCTGGGCGGAGAACGACACCTACCGCAAGGTCCGCGAGGCGGCCCAGGGACGGCCCAAGTTCATCCTCCACGACGGCCCGCCCTACGCTAACGGCCACATCCACATCGGCCACGCGGTGAACAAGGTCCTCAAGGACGTCATCTGCAAGTCGCGCCACCTGGCGGGCTTCGATGCCCCGTATGTGCCGGGCTGGGACTGCCACGGCCTGCCCATCGAGCAGAAGGTGGAGGAGCAGCTGGCCGAGGCCGGGGAGGAGGTGACCGCCGCCGAGTTCCGCCGCCGCTGCCGGGAGTACGCCCAGACCTACATCGACGTGCAGCGCGAGGAGTTCAAGCGCCTCGGGGTGGCGGGGGAATGGGAGGCCCCCTACGTCACCATGGACTACGCCTACGAGGCGCAGATCGTGCGCGAGCTGGGCAAGGTGCTGGAGGCGGGCAACATCTACCGCGGCGCCAAGCCCGTGCACTGGTGCGTGCAGTGCGGCTCGGCCCTGGCCGAGGCGGAGGTGGAGTACCACGACCGCACCGACCCGGCCATCGACGTGGCCTTCCCGGTGGCCGAGGGCCTGGAGGCAGCCTGCCCGGGCGCCGGCGAGGACGTGGCGGCGGTGATCTGGACCACCACCCCCTGGACCCTGCCCGCCAACCGGGCCGTGGCCGTGCATCCCGACCTGGAGTACGCGGTCATCGAGGGCAACGGCCGCCGCTACCTGGTGGCCCAGGAACTGGCCAGTGAGGTGGCCGCGCGCTGGGGCCTGGGCGAGCCTGCGGTGGTGGCCCGCTGCCGGGGCCGCGATCTCGAGGGCGTGCGCCTGCGCCATCCCTTCCTGGAGGATCGCGTGGTGGCGGTGGTCCTGGGCGAGCACGTCACCATCGAGGCGGGCACCGGCTGCGTGCACACCGCCCCCGGCCACGGCCAGGACGACTACCTGGTGGGCCAGCGCTACGACCTCCCCGTGGACACGCGCGTGGACGAGGCGGGCCGCTTCAAGGAGGACACCCCCCACTTCGCCGGCCAGGAGGCCCTCAAGGCCAACAAGGGCGTGGTGGCCCTGCTGGAGGAGCGGGGCATGCTGGTCCACCGGGAGGACCTGGCCCATAGCTATCCCCACTGCTGGCGCCACAAGACGCCGGTGCTGTTCCGCGCCACGCCGCAGTGGTTCATCAGCCTTGCCGAGAACGACCTGCGGAATAAGGCGATGGCCGCCATCGGCGAGACCACCTGGATCCCGGCGAGCGGCGAGCACCGCATTCACGGCATGGTGGAGAACCGTCCCGACTGGTGCATCAGCCGCCAGCGCCTGTGGGGCGTCCCGCTGACCCTGGTGGCCTGCGACGGCTGCGGCGCACCCGTGGAGGACCCGGCGGTCATGGAGGCGGTGGCCGCTGCCGTGGAGGAGCGCGGCGTGGACGCCTGGTTCGACATGGACCTATCCGAGGTGGTCAGCGGCGACCGCACCTGCGCCCACTGCGGCGGGGGCAGCTTCCACAAGGTGGAGGACATCCTCGACGTCTGGTTCGACTCCGGGGTCTCCCACGCCGCGGTGCTGGAGAAGCGCGACGACCTGCAGTCCCCGGCGGACCTTTACCTGGAGGGCTCGGACCAGCACCGCGGCTGGTTCCAGTCGTCGCTCATCGAGTCGGTGCTGACCCGCGGCCGCGCCCCGTACAAGGGAGTGCTCACCCACGGCTTCACCGTGGACGCCGAGGGCAAGAAGATGTCCAAGTCCGCGGGCAACGTGATCGCCCCGCAGGACGTCATGGAGCGCCTCGGCGCCGACATCCTACGCCTGTGGGTGTCGGCCCAGGATTACAGCGGCGACATCCGCATCTCGGACGAGATCCTCGACCAGCTCGCCGGGGCCTATCGCCGCATCCGCAACACCGGCCGCTTCATCCTCGGCAACCTGGCCGGCTTCGAGCCGAAGCGCGACGCCCTAGCCCCCGCCGACCTGCTGGAGATGGACCGCTGGATCCTCGCTGAGGCGGCGGAGGTGCAGCGGGACGTGGCCCGGGCCTACGACGAGTACGCCTTCCACAAGGTGTACAGCCGCGTGCACCAGTTCTGCGCCGAGACCCTGTCGTCCTTCTACCTGGACATCCTCAAGGACCGGCTCTACACCATGCCCTCGGAGTCGCGCGGGCGGCGCTCCGCGCAGACCGCCATGCAGCACGTGCTGGAGGCCCTGGTGCGCTGGCTGGCGCCGGTGCTCTCCTTCACCGCCGAGGAGATCTGGCGGCACATGGCCGGAAAGCGGTCCGAGAGCGTGCTGCTGGAGACCTACTACGAGCTGCCCGAGGTGGCGGACCCCGAGGGCCTGCGCGAGCGCTGGGCGCGGCTGCGCGCGGTGCGCGCCGCCGTGGATGGCGTGCTGGAGCCCATGCGCGCCGACAAGACCATCGGATCCGCCCTGGACGCCGAGGTGGATCTGTACGCCGACGGTGAGTTGCGGGAGCTGCTGGAGGCCTACGCCCCGGAGCTACGTTTCATGCTGCTCACCTCCGAGGCCCGCCTGCGACCCGCCGCGGAGGCCCCGGCTGAGGCGGTGGCCGCCGAGGAGCCGCAGGGCCTGCGGGTAGCGGCGCGGGTGAGCGGGGCGCCCAAGTGCGGGCGCTGCTGGCACCGGCGCGAGTCGGTGGGCAGCCACGCCGAGCATCCGGAACTGTGCGACCGCTGCGTCGCCAACGTGGAAGGCGAGGGGGAGCGGCGGCAGGCCATCTAG
- a CDS encoding pilus assembly protein, with protein MNVAVRAFAVVALLVLTSSPAWAAVKDNYCYDNPAIASDLKPNILVLLDTSESMNRAAYADYGACPTDPDNGLDDYDFWGCYKDGALQNSYDSNQKYPGYAHNNYWYKIGSNGGWEVVQDCTSGGHCDPEQPYWRDYLGPDNDDNTGATTWYSGNFLNFLLMPRMDMARVVLVGGKGASRQKDTNKYETEHGEVFEPPDSDPRTGVLQEVADDARWGVASTNAEDGAYIDTPIGKDNMTDVESTVQNWSAGGDAPLAEALWTATGYYARETEASGMPGDISGDGPEYNNGDIPTTDNKDPFNYDGEYPQCANSYVLLISDGMPDADDKLPDDLTTYRAGDLDYDLVDPDNSLNGDYGLDNVAYYMWANDFRPDIDGTQNIMTYPVYAFGDNDEAKRIMQNSAVNGAFEDLRDENGEKDGLPTYVEEDGACDLDPDTNNKEGVNCEEWDENLDDSPDAYFQAGKGTNLENQLRKAINAILERVSTGSTVATISTQTRSGGVLLQAYYQPQKTVIDPEGDTYNLSWQGHLRTLWTDPAGNIRDDNSQDDELVLDDDHILSFEYDTEGREVEVIHYPDDGEIDGAEAKDNIPDTCADPSESSRVKKTLNTGVPPVWEAGVRLEQRTPGTVNDGVETSSREIYFNHGDPGDPSDDRLRDLDVETEVADILAPYWQADSSDLVPTELIKFIRGMDNPDGNTEDYRVRQAEDLTATDYGEDAGEEVWKLGAIITSTPRVLRPGPVSSYADEGAIGYTDFYTSDGEAPDIQNRAPMVFVGANDGMLHAFYAGSVESAPDDDNATATLEEPDNGNAGKEAWSFIPQNALPYLRWYGEMGPECNIPTVDYRVQLVDAAVAGEASDAMASKDDWRTLLVGTMGFGGQAISCDDVDGNGEADTLSSSVFVLDVTEPENPELLWERNLDDQSLALTTPAVVRRGNTNNQGDWYLVLGSGPLDPEAETFVDPPQLYTFNLRTGELARTMDLTDSANFRDDQPAAGPASVGEPLPFDPDQDNLTDAVYFGTYGAPGEEKGRLYRLHLADAVEDWDLTLAAEVGSSTGRPFFAAPGGALDPEGDLWIYGATGRFFSEDDQTDDLSQYFFGFVDGCWGDGSGSEEGDVYGGENCDGTVTVQDDLPKMMTVSPDSIPRMEGVEVRAEPVSYECRCGSSFFQTASGGDSTECPDGSDLVVQEAKAVEYSDCPWGTDCGTNKPAEMRAKVKERGGWYWEFTGGERVFSQPAVLSGLVNVAGFTPASDICTPGGTTMSYAVDYRTGTAPPRPTFLSAGGTSEVSDSDQVTIETGVSLGQGVPPVGESYAGSAGGSEGELNTMTQPSTGEIKQLKQQVEQMEKGILYRQEQ; from the coding sequence ATGAACGTCGCCGTCCGCGCATTTGCCGTCGTCGCCCTGCTGGTCCTGACCTCCAGTCCGGCCTGGGCTGCCGTCAAGGACAACTACTGCTACGACAACCCCGCCATCGCCTCGGACCTGAAGCCCAACATCCTGGTGCTCCTGGATACCTCCGAGAGCATGAACCGGGCCGCCTACGCCGATTACGGCGCCTGCCCGACGGACCCCGACAACGGCCTGGACGATTACGACTTCTGGGGCTGCTACAAAGACGGTGCGCTGCAGAACTCCTACGACTCCAACCAGAAGTACCCCGGCTACGCCCACAACAACTATTGGTACAAAATTGGTAGTAACGGGGGTTGGGAGGTCGTCCAGGACTGCACCAGCGGGGGTCACTGCGACCCCGAACAGCCCTACTGGCGGGATTACCTCGGCCCGGACAATGATGACAACACCGGAGCCACCACCTGGTATTCCGGAAACTTCCTGAACTTCCTGCTTATGCCGCGCATGGACATGGCGCGGGTGGTTCTGGTGGGCGGCAAGGGGGCCTCACGGCAGAAGGACACCAATAAGTACGAAACGGAGCACGGTGAGGTCTTCGAGCCGCCCGATTCCGACCCGCGTACCGGAGTGCTGCAGGAGGTTGCCGACGACGCCCGCTGGGGAGTGGCCAGCACCAACGCGGAGGACGGTGCGTATATCGACACCCCCATCGGCAAGGACAACATGACCGATGTGGAAAGCACCGTGCAGAACTGGTCCGCGGGTGGTGATGCCCCCCTGGCGGAGGCCCTGTGGACCGCGACGGGGTATTACGCTCGAGAGACCGAGGCCAGCGGCATGCCGGGGGATATATCCGGCGACGGCCCGGAATACAACAACGGCGACATCCCCACCACGGACAACAAGGACCCCTTCAACTACGACGGCGAATACCCCCAATGCGCCAACAGCTACGTGCTGCTGATCTCGGACGGCATGCCTGATGCCGACGACAAGCTCCCCGACGACCTGACCACCTATCGGGCGGGTGACCTGGATTACGACCTCGTAGACCCGGATAACTCCCTCAATGGGGATTACGGCCTGGACAACGTGGCGTACTACATGTGGGCAAACGATTTCCGGCCGGATATCGACGGGACCCAGAACATCATGACCTACCCCGTCTACGCCTTCGGGGACAATGACGAGGCCAAGCGGATCATGCAGAACAGCGCCGTCAACGGCGCCTTCGAGGACCTTAGGGACGAGAACGGCGAGAAGGACGGGCTGCCTACTTATGTGGAAGAGGACGGGGCCTGTGACCTGGACCCCGACACCAACAACAAGGAGGGGGTCAACTGCGAGGAGTGGGACGAGAACCTCGACGACAGCCCCGACGCCTATTTCCAGGCGGGCAAGGGCACCAACCTGGAGAACCAGCTGCGCAAGGCCATCAATGCCATCCTGGAGCGGGTCTCCACCGGCTCCACCGTGGCCACAATCTCCACCCAGACCCGCAGCGGCGGCGTCCTGCTGCAGGCCTACTACCAGCCTCAGAAGACGGTCATTGACCCCGAGGGCGATACCTACAACCTGTCGTGGCAGGGGCACCTGCGCACCCTGTGGACGGACCCCGCGGGCAACATCCGGGACGACAACAGCCAGGACGACGAACTGGTTCTCGATGACGACCACATCCTGAGCTTCGAGTACGACACGGAAGGTCGGGAAGTGGAGGTCATCCACTACCCCGACGACGGGGAGATCGACGGCGCCGAGGCCAAGGACAATATTCCCGACACCTGCGCGGATCCCTCGGAGAGCTCCCGGGTGAAGAAGACCCTGAACACCGGAGTGCCACCGGTGTGGGAGGCGGGTGTCCGCCTGGAGCAGCGGACCCCCGGCACTGTCAACGACGGGGTGGAAACCAGCTCCCGGGAGATCTACTTCAACCACGGCGATCCGGGCGATCCTTCCGACGACCGCCTGCGGGATCTCGACGTGGAAACGGAGGTGGCGGATATCCTGGCCCCCTACTGGCAGGCGGACAGCTCCGACCTCGTCCCCACCGAGCTGATCAAGTTCATCAGGGGAATGGACAATCCCGACGGCAACACCGAGGACTACCGGGTACGGCAGGCCGAGGACCTTACGGCGACGGACTACGGCGAAGACGCCGGGGAGGAAGTGTGGAAGCTGGGGGCCATCATCACCTCCACCCCTCGCGTGCTGCGGCCGGGCCCCGTATCCAGCTACGCCGACGAAGGCGCCATCGGTTACACCGACTTCTACACCTCCGATGGCGAGGCCCCGGATATTCAGAACCGGGCCCCCATGGTCTTCGTCGGCGCCAACGACGGCATGCTCCACGCCTTCTACGCCGGTTCGGTGGAGAGCGCTCCCGACGACGATAACGCCACCGCCACCCTGGAGGAGCCGGACAACGGCAACGCGGGCAAGGAGGCCTGGTCCTTCATCCCGCAGAACGCCCTGCCCTACCTGCGCTGGTACGGGGAGATGGGGCCCGAGTGCAACATCCCCACGGTGGACTACCGGGTGCAGCTGGTGGACGCGGCCGTTGCCGGCGAGGCCAGCGATGCCATGGCCAGCAAGGACGATTGGCGGACCCTGCTGGTGGGCACCATGGGCTTCGGCGGGCAGGCAATATCCTGCGACGACGTGGACGGGAACGGGGAGGCCGATACCCTCAGCTCGTCCGTCTTCGTATTGGACGTCACCGAGCCGGAGAATCCCGAGCTCCTGTGGGAGCGCAATCTCGATGACCAATCCCTGGCCCTGACCACCCCGGCGGTGGTACGCCGAGGTAATACCAACAACCAGGGCGACTGGTACCTGGTCCTGGGCAGCGGGCCCCTGGATCCGGAGGCGGAAACCTTCGTGGATCCTCCGCAGCTCTATACCTTCAACCTCCGGACGGGAGAGCTGGCCCGGACCATGGACCTTACCGATTCGGCGAACTTCCGGGACGACCAACCGGCCGCTGGCCCGGCGTCGGTGGGGGAGCCCCTGCCCTTCGACCCCGATCAGGACAACCTGACCGACGCGGTGTATTTCGGTACCTACGGCGCCCCCGGAGAGGAGAAGGGCCGCCTCTACCGGCTCCATCTGGCGGATGCCGTGGAGGACTGGGATCTCACCCTGGCCGCCGAGGTGGGCTCCTCCACGGGCCGGCCCTTCTTCGCCGCGCCGGGCGGCGCCCTGGACCCCGAAGGCGACCTCTGGATCTACGGCGCCACGGGGCGGTTCTTCTCCGAGGATGACCAGACCGACGATCTGTCCCAGTACTTCTTCGGCTTCGTGGACGGGTGCTGGGGCGACGGCTCCGGAAGCGAGGAGGGGGACGTCTACGGCGGGGAGAACTGCGACGGTACCGTCACGGTGCAGGACGACCTTCCCAAGATGATGACCGTTAGCCCGGACTCCATACCCAGGATGGAAGGCGTGGAAGTCCGGGCGGAGCCGGTCTCCTACGAATGCCGCTGCGGTAGCAGCTTCTTCCAGACCGCGAGCGGTGGCGACTCCACCGAATGCCCCGACGGTTCGGACTTGGTGGTCCAGGAGGCCAAGGCGGTGGAGTACAGCGATTGCCCCTGGGGAACGGACTGCGGCACCAACAAGCCTGCCGAGATGCGCGCCAAGGTGAAGGAGAGGGGCGGTTGGTACTGGGAATTCACGGGCGGCGAGCGGGTGTTCAGCCAGCCCGCCGTGCTATCGGGGCTGGTGAACGTGGCCGGATTCACGCCGGCCAGCGACATCTGCACCCCCGGCGGCACCACCATGTCCTACGCTGTGGACTACCGCACCGGGACCGCTCCGCCCCGGCCCACCTTCCTCAGCGCCGGGGGCACCTCCGAGGTCTCCGATAGCGACCAGGTGACCATCGAGACCGGCGTGTCCCTGGGCCAGGGGGTGCCCCCGGTAGGGGAGAGCTACGCCGGTTCCGCCGGGGGCAGCGAGGGCGAGCTGAATACCATGACGCAGCCCAGCACCGGGGAGATTAAGCAGCTCAAGCAGCAGGTGGAGCAGATGGAGAAGGGCATCCTCTATCGGCAGGAGCAGTAG
- the ispH gene encoding 4-hydroxy-3-methylbut-2-enyl diphosphate reductase has translation MEILLANPRGFCAGVDRAIEIVERALESFGAPIYVRHEVVHNRQVVEDLREKGAVFVEEVDEIPAGETAIFSAHGVSQEVRERAKARDLKVFDATCPLVTKVHIEVVRHHKEGREVVLIGHANHPEVEGTMGQVDGGIRLLATEEEVAHLEVADPDNLAYVTQTTLSVDDTIGVVRALQQRFPNIVGPKGDDICYATQNRQDAVKKLAEHTDLILVVGAPNSSNSNRLVEVASRLGVPGHLVQNAEEVDPDWLEDCNRVGVTAGASAPEMLVQGVVDRLRELGGEGPVSLEGPEEGVHFQVPVELRKKGQAESL, from the coding sequence ATGGAAATCCTGCTCGCCAATCCCCGCGGCTTCTGCGCCGGGGTGGATCGCGCCATCGAGATCGTGGAGCGGGCTTTGGAGAGCTTTGGCGCGCCCATCTACGTGCGCCACGAGGTGGTCCACAACCGCCAGGTGGTGGAGGACCTGCGGGAGAAGGGCGCGGTGTTCGTGGAGGAGGTGGACGAGATCCCCGCCGGGGAGACCGCCATCTTCAGCGCCCACGGGGTCTCCCAGGAAGTGCGCGAGCGGGCAAAGGCAAGGGATCTCAAGGTCTTCGACGCCACCTGCCCGCTGGTGACCAAAGTCCACATCGAGGTGGTCCGCCACCACAAGGAAGGGCGGGAGGTGGTGCTCATTGGCCACGCCAACCACCCCGAGGTGGAGGGAACCATGGGCCAGGTGGACGGCGGCATCCGCCTTCTCGCCACGGAGGAAGAGGTGGCCCATCTGGAGGTGGCGGACCCGGACAACCTGGCCTACGTCACCCAGACCACCTTGTCCGTGGACGACACCATCGGCGTGGTCCGGGCCCTGCAGCAGCGCTTCCCCAACATTGTGGGGCCCAAGGGCGACGACATCTGCTACGCCACCCAGAACCGTCAGGACGCCGTTAAGAAGCTGGCCGAGCATACCGACCTGATCCTGGTGGTGGGCGCCCCGAACAGCTCCAACTCCAACCGCTTGGTTGAGGTGGCCTCCCGGCTCGGCGTCCCCGGACACCTGGTCCAGAACGCCGAAGAGGTGGACCCCGATTGGCTCGAAGATTGCAACCGGGTCGGCGTGACCGCAGGTGCGTCCGCCCCGGAAATGCTCGTGCAGGGCGTGGTGGACCGCCTCCGGGAGCTGGGTGGGGAGGGGCCGGTTAGCCTGGAAGGCCCCGAGGAAGGGGTGCACTTTCAGGTCCCCGTCGAGCTCCGCAAAAAGGGGCAGGCCGAATCTCTGTAG
- the ribF gene encoding bifunctional riboflavin kinase/FAD synthetase, protein MELIRGIHNLKPRHRGCVATIGNFDGVHRGHARLLERARERAADLGLPSCVVTFEPHSKEFFAPERAPARLTDLRGKVKVLRRHGVDRVLVLPFNRSLASLEPEAFVQRVLVEGLGVGHVVVGHDFVFGQGARGSVEDLRRIGEQRGFAAEEIAEYREDGLVVGSTAIREALAEGDLDRAERLLGRPYSLCGRVVPGDRIGRELGFPTLNLHLHHLRLPVAGVFAGRVHGAGLDGHPAAVNVGTRPAVKGVDVRVEAHLLDFHGDLYGARVELVFERRLRAERDFPGLDALREQIAADVRQAREHFGRSAE, encoded by the coding sequence ATGGAGCTGATCCGCGGAATCCATAACCTCAAGCCCCGCCACCGGGGCTGCGTGGCCACCATCGGCAACTTCGATGGGGTGCACCGGGGCCACGCGCGTCTGTTGGAACGGGCCCGGGAGCGGGCCGCCGATCTCGGGCTGCCCTCCTGCGTGGTTACCTTCGAACCCCATTCCAAGGAGTTTTTCGCCCCGGAGCGGGCCCCGGCGCGCCTTACCGACTTGCGCGGCAAGGTGAAAGTCCTGCGCCGGCACGGGGTCGACCGGGTTCTGGTCCTGCCCTTCAACCGGTCCCTGGCTTCCCTGGAGCCGGAGGCCTTCGTCCAGCGGGTGCTGGTGGAGGGCCTGGGCGTGGGCCACGTAGTGGTGGGGCACGACTTCGTATTCGGTCAGGGGGCGCGGGGATCCGTCGAGGACCTGCGCCGGATCGGGGAGCAGCGGGGCTTTGCCGCCGAGGAGATCGCGGAGTACCGCGAGGACGGGCTGGTGGTGGGCTCCACGGCGATCCGCGAGGCCCTCGCGGAGGGCGATCTGGACCGGGCGGAGCGGCTGCTGGGCCGGCCTTATAGTCTGTGCGGGCGGGTGGTGCCCGGCGACCGCATCGGCCGCGAGCTGGGCTTCCCCACCCTGAACCTCCACCTGCACCACCTCCGCCTGCCGGTGGCCGGGGTGTTCGCCGGCCGCGTGCACGGGGCGGGGCTCGACGGCCACCCGGCGGCGGTGAACGTGGGCACGCGACCCGCGGTGAAGGGGGTGGACGTGCGCGTGGAGGCCCACCTGCTGGACTTCCATGGGGACCTCTACGGCGCCCGGGTGGAGCTGGTCTTCGAGCGCCGCCTGCGGGCGGAGCGGGATTTCCCCGGCCTGGACGCCCTCCGGGAGCAGATCGCCGCCGACGTCCGCCAGGCTCGGGAGCACTTCGGCCGGTCCGCGGAGTAG